From Pantoea sp. Ep11b, the proteins below share one genomic window:
- the elyC gene encoding envelope biogenesis factor ElyC encodes MLFTLKKVIGGLLLPLPLLLSLMALGILLLWFTGWQKSGKTVISVSWLLMLLLSLQPLADRLLLPLDSRYPTWNGTAKVDYIVVLGGGYTFNPAWAPSSNLLSNSLPRVAEGIRQWQRNPQATLIFTGAAGGTNPRSSAWVAAQVAESLGVAREHIQILDQPRDTADEALAVKEVVGGRPFLLVTSANHMPRAIRFFHAVGLQPIAAPANQLAITSPLNGWERAIPSSIWLSHSERAVYETLGTLLQRLRGENVGSTEPGQ; translated from the coding sequence ATGTTATTTACCCTGAAAAAAGTCATTGGCGGGCTGCTTTTACCCCTGCCGCTGCTGCTTTCGCTGATGGCGCTGGGCATTTTACTGCTTTGGTTTACTGGCTGGCAGAAAAGCGGCAAAACCGTGATCTCCGTCAGCTGGCTGCTCATGCTGCTGCTGAGCCTGCAACCGCTGGCCGATCGTCTGCTGCTGCCGCTGGACAGCCGCTATCCGACCTGGAATGGTACAGCGAAGGTCGATTACATTGTGGTGCTCGGCGGGGGCTATACGTTTAACCCGGCCTGGGCACCCAGCTCGAACCTGCTCAGTAACAGCCTGCCGCGCGTGGCGGAGGGCATCCGCCAGTGGCAGCGAAATCCGCAGGCCACCCTGATCTTTACCGGCGCCGCCGGTGGCACCAATCCCAGAAGCAGCGCCTGGGTGGCCGCGCAGGTGGCGGAGAGTCTGGGCGTTGCCCGCGAACATATTCAGATTCTCGATCAGCCGCGCGACACGGCGGATGAAGCCCTGGCGGTAAAAGAGGTGGTGGGTGGACGCCCATTCCTGCTGGTCACCTCCGCGAACCATATGCCGCGGGCCATCCGCTTTTTCCACGCGGTCGGGCTGCAGCCAATCGCCGCGCCCGCCAATCAGCTGGCGATTACGTCCCCCCTGAATGGATGGGAACGGGCTATTCCCTCGTCAATCTGGCTGAGTCACAGTGAACGGGCCGTCTATGAAACACTGGGCACGCTGCTGCAGCGGCTCAGAGGCGAAAACGTCGGCTCAACCGAGCCAGGGCAGTAG
- the cmoM gene encoding tRNA uridine 5-oxyacetic acid(34) methyltransferase CmoM — translation MQDRNFDDLADKFSQNIYGTTKGRIRQAILWDELEKIVPSLSSSPLTVLDAGGGVGQVSSGLAAQGHQVLLCDLSGEMLRRAEENAAAQGVSHNMQFRQISAQQVGEHLDKPVDLVLFHAVLEWVAEPEAVLKALFDSLRPGGVMSLMFYNLHGLTLRTLTLGNFGYLRTNLTKRKKRTLSPDYPRDPEQVYRWLEACGFVIEQRAGIRVFSDYMKPPKGEPKSDDEIIEMERRYCRQEPFLSLGRYIHVTARKPGQKDEL, via the coding sequence ATGCAGGATCGTAACTTTGACGATCTCGCGGATAAATTTTCGCAAAATATTTACGGCACCACGAAAGGGCGAATACGCCAGGCCATCCTCTGGGACGAGCTGGAAAAGATCGTGCCCAGCCTCTCTTCATCCCCGCTCACCGTGCTGGATGCAGGCGGCGGTGTGGGGCAGGTCTCCAGTGGCCTCGCCGCGCAGGGGCATCAGGTTCTGTTGTGCGATCTCTCTGGCGAAATGCTGCGCCGGGCCGAAGAAAATGCCGCAGCACAGGGTGTGAGCCACAACATGCAATTCAGACAAATCAGCGCTCAGCAGGTGGGCGAACATTTGGATAAGCCGGTGGATCTGGTATTGTTCCACGCTGTGCTTGAGTGGGTCGCTGAACCGGAGGCAGTGCTGAAGGCGCTGTTTGATTCGCTGCGTCCGGGCGGCGTTATGTCGCTGATGTTTTACAATCTGCACGGCCTGACACTGCGCACCCTGACGCTGGGAAACTTCGGCTATCTGCGCACGAATCTGACCAAACGCAAAAAGCGCACGCTGTCGCCTGATTATCCGCGCGACCCCGAACAGGTCTACCGCTGGCTTGAAGCGTGTGGCTTTGTGATTGAGCAGCGCGCCGGTATCCGGGTGTTCAGCGACTATATGAAGCCGCCCAAAGGCGAGCCGAAAAGCGACGATGAAATCATTGAGATGGAGCGGCGTTACTGCCGTCAGGAACCCTTTTTGAGCTTAGGGCGTTACATTCACGTAACCGCGCGTAAACCCGGGCAGAAGGACGAATTATGA
- the mukF gene encoding chromosome partition protein MukF, protein MSEFSQTVPELVSWARKNDFSLALPVERLAFLLAIATLNGERMDGEMSEGDLIDAFRHVSKAFEQTHETVLVRANNAINDMVRQRLLNRFTSELTEGNAIYRLTPLAIGITDYYIRQREFSTLRLSMQLSIVASELKRAADAAQENGDEFHWHRNVFAPLKYSVAEIFDSIDMTQRLMDEQQQAVKNDIAELLNKDWRAAISSCEMLLSETSGTLRELQDTLEAAGDKLQENLLRIQDATLDSPDLGFVDKLVFDLQSKLDRITSWGQQAIDLWIGYDRHVHKFIRTAIDMDKNRVFAQRLRVSVQNYFDSPWALTYANADRLYDMRDEALTLRNDEVMGELPPEMEYEEINEIREQLAAMIEEALQVYKAQQKPLNLASVMRDYLAQYPRARHFDLARIVVDQAVRLGVAEADLAGLPVEWQAINDYGAKVQAHVIDKY, encoded by the coding sequence ATGAGTGAATTTTCCCAGACGGTACCTGAACTGGTCTCCTGGGCGCGCAAAAATGACTTTTCTCTTGCGCTGCCGGTGGAACGTCTGGCCTTTTTGCTGGCTATCGCCACCCTCAACGGTGAGCGAATGGATGGCGAAATGAGCGAGGGCGATCTGATCGATGCTTTTCGCCACGTCAGTAAAGCTTTCGAACAAACCCATGAAACTGTGCTGGTCCGTGCCAACAACGCCATCAACGACATGGTGCGACAGCGTCTGCTCAACCGTTTTACCAGCGAGCTGACCGAAGGCAACGCCATCTATCGTCTGACGCCACTGGCAATCGGCATCACTGACTACTACATCCGCCAGCGTGAGTTTTCAACGCTGCGCCTGTCGATGCAGCTTTCGATTGTCGCCAGTGAGCTGAAACGGGCCGCCGATGCCGCTCAGGAAAATGGCGATGAGTTTCACTGGCACCGCAACGTTTTCGCGCCGCTGAAATATTCGGTGGCGGAGATCTTCGACAGCATTGATATGACCCAGCGTCTGATGGATGAACAGCAGCAGGCGGTGAAAAACGACATCGCCGAACTGCTGAACAAAGACTGGCGCGCGGCTATCTCCAGCTGCGAAATGCTGCTCTCTGAAACGTCCGGCACGCTGCGTGAACTGCAGGATACGCTGGAAGCGGCAGGGGACAAACTTCAGGAAAATCTGCTGCGCATTCAGGATGCCACGCTGGACAGTCCCGATCTGGGCTTCGTCGATAAGCTGGTGTTTGATCTGCAAAGCAAGCTCGACCGTATCACCAGCTGGGGCCAGCAGGCGATCGACCTGTGGATCGGCTATGACCGTCATGTCCATAAATTTATCCGTACCGCCATCGACATGGATAAAAACCGCGTCTTTGCGCAGCGTCTGCGGGTCTCGGTGCAGAACTACTTCGATTCCCCCTGGGCACTGACCTACGCCAACGCCGACCGCCTGTATGACATGCGTGACGAGGCGCTGACGCTGCGGAATGATGAAGTCATGGGCGAACTGCCGCCGGAGATGGAGTACGAAGAGATCAATGAAATTCGCGAACAGCTGGCAGCGATGATCGAAGAGGCGCTGCAGGTCTATAAAGCGCAACAGAAACCGCTCAACCTCGCGTCAGTGATGCGTGACTACCTGGCTCAGTACCCACGCGCCCGCCATTTCGATCTGGCGCGGATTGTGGTCGACCAGGCGGTGCGTCTCGGCGTAGCGGAAGCTGATTTAGCCGGTTTGCCTGTGGAATGGCAAGCCATCAATGATTACGGAGCCAAGGTGCAGGCACATGTCATCGACAAATATTGA
- the mukE gene encoding chromosome partition protein MukE translates to MSSTNIEQVMPVKLAQALANPIFPALDSQLRAGRHIGIEELDNHAFLMDYQSYLEEFYTRYHVELIRAPEGFFYLRPRSTTLIPRSVLSELDMMVGKILCYLYLSPERLANEGIFTQQELYDELLSLADENRLLKLVNQRSTGSDLDRTKLQEKVRASLSRLRRLGMVWFFGNDSSKFRITESVFRFGADVRGGDDAREAQLRLIRDGEAMLLENATAAVDTDEGEGQESDASENAEEEQA, encoded by the coding sequence ATGTCATCGACAAATATTGAACAAGTGATGCCGGTTAAACTGGCACAGGCACTGGCCAACCCGATTTTCCCAGCGCTGGACAGTCAGTTACGCGCCGGACGTCATATCGGTATCGAAGAGCTGGATAACCACGCTTTTCTGATGGATTACCAGTCATACCTCGAAGAGTTTTACACCCGCTATCACGTTGAGTTAATTCGTGCTCCGGAAGGGTTTTTCTATCTGCGTCCGCGTTCAACCACGCTGATCCCGCGTTCGGTACTCTCTGAGCTGGATATGATGGTCGGCAAGATCCTCTGCTACCTCTATCTCAGCCCGGAAAGGCTGGCCAATGAGGGGATCTTCACCCAGCAGGAGCTGTATGACGAACTGCTCTCTCTGGCCGACGAGAACCGTCTGCTGAAGCTGGTCAATCAGCGTTCGACCGGCTCCGATCTGGACCGCACCAAACTGCAGGAGAAAGTGCGCGCTTCCCTGAGCCGCCTGCGTCGCCTGGGCATGGTGTGGTTTTTCGGCAACGACAGCAGCAAATTCCGCATCACCGAATCGGTGTTTCGTTTTGGTGCCGACGTGCGCGGCGGCGATGACGCGCGTGAAGCGCAGCTTCGCCTGATTCGGGATGGCGAAGCCATGCTACTGGAAAACGCGACAGCAGCGGTCGACACCGACGAAGGTGAAGGGCAGGAAAGCGACGCGAGTGAGAACGCAGAGGAAGAACAGGCATGA
- the mukB gene encoding chromosome partition protein MukB has protein sequence MIERGKFRSLTLINWNGFFARTFDLDELVTTLSGGNGAGKSTTMAAFVTALIPDLTLLHFRNTTEAGATSGSRDKGLHGKLRAGVCYSMLDVVNSRHQRVVVGVRLQQVAGRDKKVDIKPFSIHGLPTDTNPTDMLTEVLNSRQARVLPLNEVKERVEAQEGVQFRAYNSVTDYHAMMFDLGVVPRRLRSASDRSKFYRLIEASLYGGISSAITRSLRDYLLPENSGVRKAFQDMEAALRENRMTLEAIRVTQSDRDLFKHLISEATSYVSADYMRHANERRGHLDSALQLRNELFSSRKQLATEQYRHVEMARELAEHSGAENDLEVDYQAASDHLNLVQTAMRQQEKIERYDADIEDLTLRLEEQTEVVAEAREIQEENEARAEAAELEVDELKSQLADFQQALDVQQTRAIQYQQALQALERARTLCQLPELNIDNAAEWQESFQAKEEEATERLLHLEQKLSVAEAAHSQFEQALALVTSIAGDVTRQDAWQIGRELLRDASNQRHHAEQLSSLRLRLNELEQRLREQHEAERLLAEFCKRQGQHYEPDALADLQQELEARIEQLNSSVSDAGEQRMKMRQELEQLRERITSLTARAPHWLAAQEILTQLSEQTGQALSSSQDVTEYMQQLLERERETTVERDEVAASKRDIEQQIERLSQPGGAEDARLTQLAERFGGVLLSEIYDDVTLDDAPYFSALYGPSRHAIVVPDLSQVREMLDGLEECPEDLYLIEGDPQSFDDSVFSVDELQNAVVVKVADRQWRYSRFPKIPLFGRAARENQLEQLHLERDKLAERYATLSFDVQKTQRLHQSFSRFIGSHLAVAFDDDPEAQIRQLGARRGELERALNQHESNNQQQRQQYEQAKEGVSQLNRLLPRVNLLLDDTLADRCEEIREQVDAAQDAARFLHQHGAKLAKLEPILAVLQSDPEQHEQLQADYQQAQQQQRSARQQAFALTEVVQRRAHFSYEDSAGMLNGNNDLSDKLRQRLEQAESERSRCRDRLREHQAQLTQFTQVLASLKSAWDAKRDMLKELQQEMQDIGVQADSSAEARARVRRDELYTALSHNRARRNQLEKQLTFCEAEMDNLQKRLRQLERNYHQVREQVVSAKAGWCTVLRLVKENGVERRLHRRELAYLSGDELRSMSDKALGALRLAVADNEHLRDVLRLSEDPKRPERKIQFFIAVYQHLRERIRQDIIRTDDPVEAIEQMEIELNRLTEELTAREQTLAISSRSAANIIRKTIQREQNRIRQLNQGLQTVSFGQVRSVRLNVNVRETHSMLLDTLSEEHEQHQDLFNSNRLTFSEALAKLYQRLNPHIDMGQRTPQTIGEELLDYRNYLEMEVEVNRGSDGWLRAESGALSTGEAIGTGMSILVMVVQSWEEESRRLRGKDISPCRLLFLDEAARLDARSIATLFELCERLEMQLVIAAPENISPEKGTTYKLVRKVFNNTEHVHVVGLRGFAADPSPVRPGSDADALPDLTAENSQAET, from the coding sequence ATGATTGAGCGCGGAAAATTTCGTTCGCTTACGCTGATCAACTGGAACGGCTTTTTTGCCCGTACCTTTGATCTTGATGAATTAGTCACCACGCTGTCCGGCGGTAACGGTGCAGGCAAGTCCACCACGATGGCCGCCTTCGTGACGGCGCTGATCCCCGATTTGACGCTGCTGCACTTCCGTAATACCACCGAAGCGGGCGCCACCTCCGGCTCCCGCGACAAAGGTCTGCACGGTAAACTGCGCGCCGGGGTCTGCTACTCGATGCTGGATGTGGTTAACTCACGTCATCAGCGTGTGGTGGTCGGCGTCCGCCTGCAGCAGGTGGCGGGACGCGATAAAAAGGTCGATATCAAGCCCTTCAGTATTCACGGCCTGCCCACCGACACCAATCCGACCGACATGCTGACGGAGGTGCTTAACAGCCGTCAGGCGCGCGTACTGCCGCTGAACGAGGTCAAAGAGCGCGTCGAGGCGCAGGAGGGCGTGCAGTTCCGCGCCTATAACTCAGTCACTGACTATCACGCCATGATGTTTGATCTCGGCGTGGTGCCGCGTCGTCTGCGCTCTGCCAGCGATCGCAGCAAGTTCTATCGCCTGATTGAAGCCTCGCTCTATGGCGGGATCTCCAGCGCCATCACCCGATCGCTGCGTGACTACCTGCTGCCTGAAAACAGCGGGGTGCGCAAAGCGTTCCAGGATATGGAAGCCGCGCTGCGCGAGAACCGCATGACGCTGGAAGCGATTCGCGTGACGCAGTCTGACCGCGATCTTTTCAAGCACCTGATCTCCGAGGCGACCAGCTACGTCTCAGCGGACTATATGCGTCACGCCAACGAGCGACGGGGGCACCTCGACAGCGCGCTGCAGCTGCGCAACGAGCTGTTCAGCAGCCGCAAGCAGCTGGCAACCGAACAGTATCGTCACGTTGAGATGGCGCGCGAACTGGCTGAGCACAGCGGCGCAGAAAACGATCTTGAAGTCGATTATCAGGCCGCCAGCGATCACCTGAACCTGGTGCAGACCGCGATGCGTCAGCAGGAGAAGATTGAACGTTACGACGCGGATATCGAAGATCTGACCCTGCGGCTGGAAGAGCAGACCGAAGTGGTCGCCGAAGCGCGCGAAATTCAGGAAGAGAACGAAGCCCGCGCCGAAGCAGCCGAGCTGGAAGTGGATGAGCTGAAAAGCCAGCTGGCCGATTTCCAGCAGGCGCTCGATGTGCAGCAGACCCGTGCTATCCAGTATCAGCAGGCCTTGCAGGCGCTGGAGCGCGCCCGGACGCTCTGTCAGCTGCCCGAACTGAACATTGATAATGCGGCAGAGTGGCAGGAGAGCTTCCAGGCTAAAGAGGAAGAGGCGACAGAACGTCTGCTCCATCTGGAACAGAAGCTGAGCGTGGCGGAAGCGGCGCACAGTCAGTTTGAGCAGGCGCTGGCGCTGGTCACCAGCATCGCCGGTGACGTGACGCGACAGGATGCGTGGCAGATCGGCCGCGAACTGCTGCGCGATGCGAGCAATCAGCGTCACCACGCCGAGCAGCTCTCGTCGCTGCGTCTGCGTCTTAATGAACTGGAACAGCGTCTGCGCGAGCAGCATGAGGCGGAGCGTCTGCTGGCCGAGTTCTGCAAGCGTCAGGGACAGCACTACGAACCCGATGCGCTGGCGGATTTGCAGCAGGAGCTGGAAGCCCGGATCGAGCAGCTGAACAGCAGCGTGTCGGACGCCGGTGAACAGCGCATGAAGATGCGTCAGGAGCTGGAGCAGCTGCGTGAGCGCATCACCAGCCTGACCGCCCGTGCCCCTCACTGGCTGGCGGCGCAGGAGATCCTGACGCAGCTCAGTGAGCAGACCGGTCAGGCGCTCAGCAGCAGCCAGGATGTCACCGAATATATGCAGCAGCTGCTGGAGCGTGAGCGTGAAACCACCGTCGAACGCGACGAAGTGGCTGCCAGCAAACGCGATATTGAGCAGCAGATTGAGCGACTGAGCCAGCCAGGCGGTGCGGAAGATGCGCGTCTGACCCAGCTGGCCGAACGGTTTGGCGGCGTTCTGCTCTCTGAAATTTATGATGATGTGACACTGGATGATGCGCCTTACTTCTCGGCGCTTTACGGTCCGTCGCGTCATGCGATTGTGGTGCCCGATCTCTCGCAGGTGCGCGAGATGCTGGACGGGCTGGAAGAGTGCCCGGAAGATCTCTATCTGATCGAAGGGGATCCGCAGTCGTTCGATGACAGCGTTTTCAGCGTCGATGAGCTGCAGAATGCCGTTGTCGTGAAGGTCGCGGATCGTCAGTGGCGCTACTCGCGCTTCCCGAAAATACCGCTGTTTGGCCGCGCAGCGCGTGAGAATCAGCTTGAGCAGCTGCACCTTGAGCGCGACAAACTGGCTGAACGCTACGCTACGCTGTCGTTTGATGTGCAGAAAACCCAGCGTCTGCATCAATCCTTCAGCCGCTTTATCGGTTCACATCTGGCTGTCGCCTTTGATGACGATCCGGAAGCGCAGATCCGTCAGCTGGGCGCGCGGCGGGGCGAGCTGGAGCGGGCGCTGAATCAGCATGAAAGCAACAACCAGCAGCAGCGTCAGCAGTATGAGCAGGCGAAAGAGGGCGTGTCGCAGTTAAACCGTCTGCTGCCTCGCGTTAATCTGCTGCTGGACGATACCCTGGCCGACCGCTGCGAAGAGATCCGTGAGCAGGTCGATGCCGCGCAGGACGCGGCGCGCTTCCTGCATCAGCATGGCGCTAAGCTGGCGAAACTTGAACCGATCCTCGCCGTATTGCAGAGCGATCCGGAGCAGCATGAGCAGCTTCAGGCCGATTATCAGCAGGCGCAGCAGCAGCAGCGCAGCGCACGTCAGCAGGCCTTTGCACTGACCGAAGTGGTACAGCGCCGAGCACACTTCAGCTATGAAGACTCTGCGGGCATGCTCAACGGCAACAACGATCTCAGCGATAAACTGCGCCAGCGTCTGGAACAGGCGGAAAGCGAACGCAGCCGCTGTCGCGATCGCCTGCGGGAACATCAGGCCCAGCTGACGCAGTTCACTCAGGTGCTCGCCTCGCTGAAGAGCGCCTGGGATGCCAAACGCGACATGCTGAAGGAGTTGCAGCAGGAGATGCAGGATATCGGCGTTCAGGCCGATAGCAGCGCAGAAGCCCGTGCACGCGTACGTCGTGATGAGCTTTACACGGCCCTGAGCCACAACCGTGCCCGCCGCAATCAGCTGGAAAAACAGCTGACCTTCTGTGAAGCGGAGATGGACAACCTGCAGAAGCGACTGCGTCAGCTGGAGCGAAATTATCATCAGGTACGTGAGCAGGTGGTCAGCGCGAAAGCGGGCTGGTGTACCGTGCTGCGTCTGGTCAAAGAGAATGGGGTGGAGCGCCGTCTGCATCGACGCGAACTGGCCTATCTGAGCGGCGATGAGCTGCGTTCGATGTCCGATAAAGCACTGGGTGCGCTGCGTCTGGCGGTGGCGGACAACGAACATCTGCGGGATGTGCTGCGGCTGTCGGAAGATCCCAAACGTCCGGAACGTAAAATTCAGTTCTTTATTGCGGTCTACCAGCATCTGCGCGAGCGTATCCGTCAGGATATTATTCGCACGGACGATCCGGTGGAAGCGATCGAACAGATGGAAATTGAGCTGAACCGGCTGACGGAAGAGCTGACTGCGCGTGAGCAGACGCTGGCGATCAGCTCCCGCAGTGCGGCGAATATCATCCGTAAGACCATCCAGCGTGAGCAGAACCGTATCCGCCAGCTTAACCAGGGCCTGCAGACCGTCAGCTTTGGTCAGGTTCGCAGCGTGCGGCTCAACGTGAACGTGCGTGAAACCCATTCAATGCTGCTGGACACCCTCTCGGAAGAGCATGAACAGCATCAGGATCTGTTTAACAGCAACCGCCTGACCTTCTCGGAGGCGCTGGCGAAACTTTATCAGCGCCTGAATCCGCATATCGACATGGGACAGCGCACGCCGCAGACCATCGGTGAAGAGCTGCTGGACTACCGCAACTATCTGGAGATGGAAGTGGAAGTGAACCGTGGGTCGGATGGCTGGCTGCGGGCAGAGAGCGGCGCGCTGTCAACCGGTGAGGCGATCGGTACCGGTATGTCTATCCTGGTGATGGTAGTACAGAGCTGGGAGGAGGAGTCACGTCGTCTGCGCGGCAAAGATATATCGCCATGCCGTCTGCTGTTCCTCGATGAGGCAGCCCGTCTGGATGCCCGCTCCATCGCCACGCTGTTCGAGCTGTGCGAGCGACTGGAGATGCAGCTGGTGATTGCCGCGCCAGAAAACATCAGCCCGGAGAAAGGCACGACCTATAAGCTGGTGCGTAAAGTGTTCAATAATACCGAGCACGTCCATGTGGTCGGGCTGCGCGGTTTTGCCGCCGATCCCTCACCGGTGCGGCCGGGCAGCGACGCGGATGCGCTGCCTGATTTAACTGCTGAAAATTCCCAGGCAGAGACGTAG
- the ldtD gene encoding L,D-transpeptidase, protein MLLVKKVNHHRVVSLLALALTAVPFTLPQAAIIAALPGKTHAALSVTESQQRIRQAFSGADQPFYQAPLAALYASRNMQPLWQDAQAVEKFQQQLAEVALSGVQPQFTRWIERLTNPAITGFARDVTLSDAMLGYLQFVSSVPTQGETWLYSNVPYRLTQPSVAVVNQWQNAVNAGAASHFITSLQPQHPQYKLMHAALKTLLSDRQPWPQLKSSETLRPGQVSDDVPALREILQRSGMLTAQVNAPAPDDDAVPVAPSPVTHSDQPVAVSPSAAPISNLISPAPQSPGNVRSQTLEGNTANIYDETLVAAVKRFQQWQGLDGDGAIGARTRQWLNVSPQMRASLLALNIQRLRLLPDDMHNGIMVNIPNYSLIYYNNGNKILSSRVIVGRPDRKTPLMRSALNNVVLNPPWNVPTTLVRKDIIPKVKQDPTYLYKHGYTLLSGWSADAEVIDPSMIDWRMVTASSFPYRLIQAPGEANALGRYKFNMPSSDAIYLHDTPNHNLFQRDIRALSSGCVRVNKASELAGLLLQDAGWNDSRISSTLKEGDTRYVPIRHRIPVNLYYLTAWVADDGKPQFRTDIYNYDDTARSGSQALSRAEKLLL, encoded by the coding sequence ATGTTGCTGGTAAAAAAGGTTAATCATCATCGCGTTGTATCATTGTTAGCGCTGGCGCTAACCGCTGTTCCATTTACGCTACCACAAGCCGCGATTATCGCTGCACTGCCCGGCAAAACGCATGCGGCACTCTCCGTCACTGAAAGTCAGCAACGTATCCGCCAGGCTTTTTCCGGCGCCGATCAGCCATTCTATCAGGCGCCGCTGGCGGCGCTCTATGCGTCCCGCAATATGCAGCCGCTCTGGCAGGATGCCCAGGCAGTAGAAAAATTTCAGCAGCAGCTGGCTGAGGTGGCGCTGTCTGGCGTTCAGCCGCAGTTCACGCGCTGGATTGAGCGTCTGACTAACCCGGCTATTACCGGCTTTGCGCGGGATGTAACCCTTTCCGATGCGATGCTGGGTTATCTGCAGTTCGTCTCCAGTGTTCCGACCCAGGGGGAAACCTGGCTCTACAGCAATGTTCCTTACCGGCTGACGCAGCCGTCGGTCGCGGTAGTCAATCAGTGGCAGAATGCGGTCAATGCCGGAGCGGCCAGCCACTTTATAACCTCACTGCAGCCGCAGCATCCCCAGTATAAGCTGATGCACGCTGCGCTAAAGACGCTGCTCAGCGACAGACAGCCCTGGCCACAGCTGAAAAGCAGTGAAACGCTGCGTCCGGGTCAGGTCAGCGATGATGTACCGGCACTGCGTGAAATATTGCAGCGCAGCGGCATGTTAACGGCGCAGGTAAATGCACCGGCACCCGATGACGATGCGGTGCCCGTCGCACCCTCGCCGGTAACGCATAGCGACCAGCCGGTGGCGGTCAGCCCTTCTGCTGCGCCGATCAGCAATCTGATTTCCCCTGCACCGCAGTCGCCAGGTAACGTCCGCAGCCAGACACTCGAAGGCAACACGGCCAATATTTACGATGAGACGCTGGTAGCGGCGGTGAAACGTTTTCAGCAGTGGCAGGGACTGGATGGCGATGGCGCTATCGGGGCCAGAACGCGGCAGTGGCTCAACGTCTCTCCGCAGATGCGCGCGTCGTTGCTGGCGCTGAATATTCAGCGACTGCGTCTGCTGCCGGACGATATGCATAACGGCATCATGGTCAACATCCCCAACTATTCGCTGATCTATTACAACAACGGCAATAAAATTCTCTCATCGCGGGTTATCGTCGGCCGTCCCGATCGCAAAACGCCGTTGATGCGCAGCGCGCTGAACAATGTGGTGCTCAATCCGCCGTGGAACGTGCCGACGACGCTGGTGCGCAAAGATATCATTCCTAAAGTGAAGCAGGATCCAACTTACCTCTACAAGCATGGTTATACCCTGCTGTCGGGCTGGAGTGCGGATGCTGAAGTCATCGACCCCAGCATGATCGACTGGCGCATGGTAACCGCCTCCTCGTTTCCTTACCGGCTGATTCAGGCACCGGGTGAAGCCAATGCGCTGGGGCGTTATAAATTCAATATGCCCAGCTCGGATGCCATCTATCTGCACGACACGCCTAACCACAACCTCTTCCAGCGCGATATTCGTGCGCTGAGCTCAGGCTGTGTCCGGGTCAATAAAGCCTCTGAACTGGCGGGTCTGTTGCTGCAGGATGCAGGCTGGAATGATTCCCGCATTTCCAGCACCCTGAAAGAGGGCGATACCCGCTATGTGCCGATTCGCCATCGCATTCCCGTCAATCTTTACTATCTGACAGCGTGGGTCGCAGATGACGGCAAACCCCAGTTCCGTACAGATATTTACAATTATGATGACACGGCGCGTTCGGGCAGCCAGGCGCTGAGCCGGGCAGAGAAATTGCTGCTCTAG
- a CDS encoding YcbK family protein codes for MSTIDSFRRKLLLCGSAAAGLALLPASARASLSTSRPRVLMLNNLHTGETLKTEFFNGKSYDKDELSRLNHFFRDYRANKVKSIDPHLFDQIFRLQALLGTRKPIQLVSGYRSLATNNMLRESGPGVAKHSYHTKGQAMDFHIEGISLANVRKAALSLRAGGVGYYPRSNFVHIDTGPIRHW; via the coding sequence ATGTCTACTATTGATTCTTTTCGTCGCAAACTACTGTTATGCGGTAGCGCCGCCGCCGGACTGGCACTCCTGCCAGCTTCTGCCAGGGCCTCACTTTCAACGTCTCGTCCGCGTGTGTTGATGCTCAATAACCTTCACACCGGTGAAACCCTTAAAACTGAATTTTTTAATGGTAAGAGTTACGACAAGGATGAGTTGTCACGATTAAATCACTTCTTCCGGGACTATCGCGCCAACAAAGTAAAAAGTATTGACCCCCATCTGTTTGACCAAATCTTTCGCCTGCAGGCCCTGCTGGGGACGCGTAAACCCATTCAGCTGGTGTCGGGTTATCGCTCTCTGGCCACCAATAATATGCTGCGGGAAAGTGGTCCCGGGGTAGCCAAGCATAGCTATCACACCAAAGGTCAGGCGATGGATTTTCATATTGAAGGGATTTCGTTAGCGAATGTACGCAAAGCGGCGTTATCTCTGCGCGCCGGTGGTGTAGGATATTATCCCCGCAGTAACTTTGTGCACATTGACACCGGGCCGATCAGGCACTGGTAA